The following are encoded together in the Lagopus muta isolate bLagMut1 chromosome Z, bLagMut1 primary, whole genome shotgun sequence genome:
- the LOC125686985 gene encoding sperm-associated antigen 4 protein-like, producing the protein MAKKNSGVCVLLFLAFLSAFAGAYCGLLLARESLTKEFLQMLSKQTDPRFMNSGNSATEQTQGTENQREGVSYVAEECDTAMKECQVLKGAVPVRPRENCFTKSDRALKSAGVSMDLQRSSRSAWYCRVAWVLCASNVLETFEQLDTSPGYCWPMKTSNSQIVFNLPTEVQPTAVTVQHTVDTTLWHISSAPRDFAVFGLDKEGENEELLGQFTYNIREELSQTFELQTETPRAFWHIKLVTLSNWGNAGHTCIYRVQVHGKSAGMK; encoded by the exons ATGGCCAAAAAGAACTCTGGGGTCTGCGTGCTGCTTTTCCTGGCCTTTCTGTCTGCTTTCG CTGGTGCTTACTGTGGATTATTGCTGGCAAGAGAATCGTTGACAAAGGAGTTCTTGCAG atgctGTCGAAGCAGACTGATCCACGCTTCATGAACTCAGG gaACTCGGCGACTGAGCAAACCCAGGGGACTGAGAACCAGAGGGAGGGGGTGTCCTACGTGGCTGAAGAGTGTGACACTGCGATGAAG GAATGCCAGGTCTTGAAAGGAGCAGTGCCTGTGAGGCCTCGGGAAAATTGCTTCACCAAGTCTGACCGGGCTCTGAAGAGTGCAG GGGTCTCCATGGACCTGCAGAGATCATCCAGGTCTGCATGGTACTGCAGGGTGGCTTGGGTCCTGTGCGCTTCAAACGTGCTGGAGACCTTTGAGCAG ctggaCACTTCCCCGGGATACTGCTGGCCTATGAAAACATCTAACAGCCAGATTGTCTTCAACTTGCCCACAGAAGTCCAGCCGACTGCAGTCACTGTGCAGCACACGGTGGACACAACCTTGTGGCACATCAGCAGCGCTCCCCGTGACTTTGCTGTCTTT GGACTGGACAAGGAAGGAGAGAACGAAGAGTTGCTTGGGCAATTCACCTATAATATCAGGGAAGAGCTGTCCCAGACCTTTGAACTGCAG accGAGACCCCCAGAGCCTTTTGGCATATAAAGCTCGTCACACTCAGCAACTGGGGAAATGCAGGACACACGTGCATTTATCGGGTGCAGGTTCATGGCAAGAGTGCGGGAATGAAATGA
- the LOC125686989 gene encoding interferon kappa-like isoform X2, whose product MYTFGLTQIGLILLCTITISSLTCNHLPLQQRKVIESSLQLLDKMGKRFPQQCLREKMSFRFPEQVLKHRQKETIKVAIEEILQHIFYIFSKNLTLAAWDGAALEQFQNGLYQQIEQLEACIIKKQTQYFWSKEVNKLKLKKYFQKIDSFLKEKHHNLCSWEISRAEMRRCLQLIDKVIRKLYK is encoded by the coding sequence ATGTACACTTTTGGCTTGACACAAATTGGCCTCATTCTGTTATGCACTATCACCATCTCAAGTCTTACCTGTAATCACCTTCCtttacagcaaagaaaagtgATTGAAAGCAGCCTGCAACTTTTGGACAAAATGGGCAAACGGTTTCCTCAACAGTGTCTAAGAGAGAAAATGTCCTTCAGATTTCCTGAGCAGGTTctaaaacacagacagaaagaaactaTTAAAGTAGCCATTGAAGAAATCTTGCAACACATCTTCTATATCTTTAGCAAAAATCTGACTCTAGCTgcctgggatggggcagctcTAGAACAATTCCAAAATGGACTCTATCAGCAAATTGAGCAATTGGAGGCATGCATAATCAAGAAACAGACTCAATATTTTTGGAGTAAAGAAGTCAACaagctgaaactgaaaaagtATTTCCAAAAGATAGACTCTTTTCTTAAAGAGAAACACCACAACCTGTGCTCCTGGGAGATCAGCCGTGCAGAAATGAGGAGATGTCTTCAATTGATTGATAAAGTCATAAGGAAGCTTTACAAGTAA
- the LOC125686989 gene encoding interferon alpha-2-like isoform X3, with protein MGKRFPQQCLREKMSFRFPEQVLKHRQKETIKVAIEEILQHIFYIFSKNLTLAAWDGAALEQFQNGLYQQIEQLEACIIKKQTQYFWSKEVNKLKLKKYFQKIDSFLKEKHHNLCSWEISRAEMRRCLQLIDKVIRKLYKVDMLSSLPVTDAS; from the coding sequence ATGGGCAAACGGTTTCCTCAACAGTGTCTAAGAGAGAAAATGTCCTTCAGATTTCCTGAGCAGGTTctaaaacacagacagaaagaaactaTTAAAGTAGCCATTGAAGAAATCTTGCAACACATCTTCTATATCTTTAGCAAAAATCTGACTCTAGCTgcctgggatggggcagctcTAGAACAATTCCAAAATGGACTCTATCAGCAAATTGAGCAATTGGAGGCATGCATAATCAAGAAACAGACTCAATATTTTTGGAGTAAAGAAGTCAACaagctgaaactgaaaaagtATTTCCAAAAGATAGACTCTTTTCTTAAAGAGAAACACCACAACCTGTGCTCCTGGGAGATCAGCCGTGCAGAAATGAGGAGATGTCTTCAATTGATTGATAAAGTCATAAGGAAGCTTTACAA
- the LOC125686989 gene encoding interferon alpha-2-like isoform X1 produces the protein MTFKAIQPITWDLYRKGEAQLLIFIMYTFGLTQIGLILLCTITISSLTCNHLPLQQRKVIESSLQLLDKMGKRFPQQCLREKMSFRFPEQVLKHRQKETIKVAIEEILQHIFYIFSKNLTLAAWDGAALEQFQNGLYQQIEQLEACIIKKQTQYFWSKEVNKLKLKKYFQKIDSFLKEKHHNLCSWEISRAEMRRCLQLIDKVIRKLYKVDMLSSLPVTDAS, from the coding sequence ATGACCTTCAAAGCAATCCAGCCTATCACTTGGGATTTGTACAGGAAAGGAGAAGCACAGCTGCTTATCTTTATCATGTACACTTTTGGCTTGACACAAATTGGCCTCATTCTGTTATGCACTATCACCATCTCAAGTCTTACCTGTAATCACCTTCCtttacagcaaagaaaagtgATTGAAAGCAGCCTGCAACTTTTGGACAAAATGGGCAAACGGTTTCCTCAACAGTGTCTAAGAGAGAAAATGTCCTTCAGATTTCCTGAGCAGGTTctaaaacacagacagaaagaaactaTTAAAGTAGCCATTGAAGAAATCTTGCAACACATCTTCTATATCTTTAGCAAAAATCTGACTCTAGCTgcctgggatggggcagctcTAGAACAATTCCAAAATGGACTCTATCAGCAAATTGAGCAATTGGAGGCATGCATAATCAAGAAACAGACTCAATATTTTTGGAGTAAAGAAGTCAACaagctgaaactgaaaaagtATTTCCAAAAGATAGACTCTTTTCTTAAAGAGAAACACCACAACCTGTGCTCCTGGGAGATCAGCCGTGCAGAAATGAGGAGATGTCTTCAATTGATTGATAAAGTCATAAGGAAGCTTTACAA